The following proteins are encoded in a genomic region of Phragmites australis chromosome 9, lpPhrAust1.1, whole genome shotgun sequence:
- the LOC133929627 gene encoding uncharacterized protein LOC133929627, protein MTKRQAIEALDKSLRDIMEKPDLPFGGKTIVFGENFRQVLPVVRKGTRAQIINATLCRSYLWEKMQKLRLVRNMRAQSDPWFSNYLLRIGNGTEETVKDDYVKVPNEICVPYTGAESDIDNLIDRVFPMLATHMSNSDYITSRAIFSTRNENIDDINMRLIERFPNDEMVYHSYDLAVDDPNNYYPPEFLNSLTPNGLPPHILKLKVNCHVILLRNLDPANGLCNGTRLIVQAFQRNTVDAKIVLGQHAGKRVFLPRIPLCPSDDEMFPFKFKRNQFPIRVSFAMTINKAQGQTIPHVEIYLPNPVFSHGQLYVTLLRATARRNIKILAASENDASVDSACTLTKNIVYKEVLTS, encoded by the coding sequence ATGACAAAAAGGCAAGCAATTGAGGCACTTGATAAGAGCCTGAGGGACATCATGGAAAAGCCTGATTTACCATTTGGGGGAAAGACGATAGTTTTTGGAGAGAACTTCAGGCAGGTCCTTCCAGTTGTGCGAAAGGGTACAAgagcacaaataataaatgcaaCATTATGCAGATCTTACTTATGGGAAAAAATGCAAAAGCTGAGGCTTGTTCGTAATATGAGGGCTCAATCAGATCCATGGTTTTCTAACTACCTACTGCGTATCGGGAATGGCACTGAAGAAACCGTGAAAGATGACTATGTAAAGGTACCCAACGAGATATGTGTGCCTTACACTGGTGCAGAATCTGACATTGATAATCTCATTGATAGAGTCTTTCCTATGTTAGCAACACACATGTCCAATTCAGACTATATCACATCTCGCGCTATTTTTTCAACAAGGAATGAGAACATCGATGACATAAACATGAGGCTTATCGAACGCTTTCCTAATGATGAGATGGTATATCACAGCTATGACCTTGCAGTTGATGATCCTAACAACTACTACCCTCCCGAATTCTTGAATTCTCTAACCCCAAATGGACTACCACCGCACATCCTCAAGCTAAAGGTCAATTGCCATGTGATTTTGCTCAGAAATCTAGATCCAGCTAATGGTTTGTGTAATGGGACAAGGTTGATAGTCCAAGCATTTCAAAGGAACACTGTCGATGCAAAAATTGTGCTAGGCCAACATGCTGGAAAAAGAGTATTCCTACCAAGGATACCTTTGTGCCCATCTGATGACGAAATGTTCCCCTTTAAGTTTAAGAGGAATCAATTTCCTATCAGAGTGAGCTTCGCAATGACCATCAACAAAGCACAAGGACAAACGATCCCACATGTTGAAATCTATTTACCTAATCCAGTTTTCTCCCATGGTCAGCTCTATGTCACCCTGTTGCGAGCAACTGCTAGGAGAAATATCAAAATACTTGCTGCATCGGAAAATGATGCTAGCGTAGATTCAGCCTGCACACTAACCAAGAATATTGTCTACAAAGAAGTCCTCACCTCGTAA